In Candidatus Methylomirabilota bacterium, a single genomic region encodes these proteins:
- a CDS encoding aldo/keto reductase yields the protein MERRRFVSGGPEVAVIGQGTWNLERDDRARAIAALRRGLDLGMTHIDTAEMYGSGRVEEIVAEAIAGRRDAVFLVSKVLPEHASRKGTLAACEQTLGRLRTDRLDAYLLHWRGQHPLADTIAAFQQLRRDGKILAWGVSNFDVADLEEACKLGGEDRPVCNQVLYHVNERAIEHAVLPWCEEHGIAVVGYSPFAEGRFPGPRTRGGRVLQRIAADHDATPRQVALAFLVRRPSLFAIPKAGRPEHTAENAGAGALRLTGAELAQIDVAFPRGRRPRHLPMS from the coding sequence ATGGAACGGCGCCGATTCGTCTCCGGCGGTCCCGAGGTGGCGGTGATCGGGCAGGGAACCTGGAACCTGGAGCGGGACGACCGGGCCCGCGCGATCGCCGCCCTGCGCCGGGGCCTCGATCTCGGCATGACGCACATCGACACCGCCGAGATGTACGGCTCGGGGCGCGTGGAGGAGATCGTGGCGGAGGCGATCGCCGGGCGTCGTGATGCCGTCTTCCTGGTCTCCAAGGTCCTGCCCGAGCATGCCTCGCGCAAAGGCACGCTGGCCGCGTGCGAGCAGACGCTCGGCCGCCTGCGCACCGATCGCCTGGACGCGTACCTTCTGCACTGGCGGGGCCAGCACCCGCTGGCCGACACGATCGCGGCGTTCCAGCAGCTCCGGCGCGATGGCAAGATCCTCGCCTGGGGCGTGAGCAATTTCGACGTCGCCGACCTCGAAGAAGCCTGCAAGCTGGGCGGTGAGGACCGTCCCGTCTGCAACCAGGTGCTCTACCACGTGAACGAGCGGGCCATCGAGCACGCCGTGCTGCCGTGGTGCGAAGAGCACGGCATCGCGGTGGTCGGCTACAGCCCGTTCGCCGAGGGACGCTTCCCCGGCCCCCGTACCCGGGGTGGCCGCGTGCTCCAGCGGATCGCCGCCGACCACGACGCGACGCCGCGTCAGGTCGCGCTGGCCTTCCTGGTGCGGCGGCCGTCGCTCTTCGCGATCCCCAAGGCCGGCCGGCCCGAGCACACCGCGGAAAACGCGGGCGCCGGAGCGCTCCGGCTGACCGGGGCCGAGCTGGCCCAGATCGACGTGGCCTTCCCCCGCGGCCGCCGCCCCCGCCACTTGCCGATGTCCTAG
- the lon gene encoding endopeptidase La, which translates to MAIPPPPSGRIAIPDVLPILPLREAVVLPLTAMPLAVGQPRSLKLVDEVMRGNRLLGLVAQREAKPEPANPEDLYGVGTVGVIHQLARVPDGSVRLMVQGLERIRIVDWVGTEPYLVARIEEVPDPNGQASESEPLRHAVAEIFRRLVEVSPDLPDELAVAAENVSDSRHLAYFVASVVPFDVATRQAVLETDPLSAKLRRLVDLLQRELAVRELGRKITTETQERLTKQQREFYLREQLRSIQRELGEAEGGDDQAAELRRRIEEAGLPEEARREAERELSRLAGIPAASPEHGMIVTYLEWLASLPWSKLSGGAIDIRRAREVLDEDHYDLEKIKDRILEYLAVKKLREERASRPPEASGTPAPATPPRVSGDTPAREPILCFVGPPGVGKTSLGQSIARALGRQFVRMSLGGVRDEAEIRGHRRTYIGAMPGRIIQGIRRTETRDAVFMLDEIDKIGADWRGDPSSALLEVLDPAQNHTFVDNYLGVAFDLSQILFIATANTLDTIPGPLRDRMEILVLSGYTDAEKLGIATQYLIPKQLAAHSLAETELSFEPEALRQIVRGYTREAGVRNLEREIATVARKVARRLAEGHREPVRITPDNVVEYLGRPRFFDESIERTSRPGVATGLAWTPTGGDVLFVEVTMMPSSEERLVLTGMLGDVMRESAQAAVSYLRSNAEALDIDPKLFEGKTIHVHVPAGAIPKDGPSAGVTMMTALASLASGRPVRPDVAMTGEITLRGKVLPVGGIKEKVLAAHRAGIRTVILPQRNERDLEDVPEELRRDMSFILVNDAAEVLRAALMPAAASVPSAG; encoded by the coding sequence ATGGCCATCCCGCCGCCTCCCTCCGGCCGCATCGCCATTCCTGACGTGCTGCCTATCCTGCCGCTGCGGGAGGCCGTGGTGCTGCCGCTGACGGCGATGCCCCTGGCCGTGGGACAGCCGCGGTCGTTGAAGCTCGTCGATGAGGTCATGCGCGGCAACCGGCTCCTGGGCCTGGTCGCGCAGCGGGAAGCCAAGCCGGAGCCCGCCAACCCCGAAGACCTCTACGGGGTCGGTACGGTCGGGGTGATCCACCAGCTGGCCCGGGTTCCCGACGGCAGCGTGCGCCTGATGGTCCAGGGCCTCGAGCGCATCCGGATCGTGGACTGGGTCGGCACGGAGCCCTACCTGGTGGCGCGGATCGAGGAAGTCCCGGACCCGAACGGCCAGGCCTCGGAGTCGGAGCCGCTGCGGCACGCTGTGGCGGAGATCTTCCGCCGGCTCGTCGAGGTCTCCCCCGATCTGCCCGACGAGCTGGCCGTCGCCGCCGAGAATGTGAGCGATTCCCGGCACCTGGCCTACTTCGTCGCCTCGGTGGTGCCCTTCGACGTGGCCACCCGGCAGGCCGTGCTCGAAACGGATCCCCTCTCGGCCAAGCTTCGCCGGCTGGTCGATCTGCTGCAGCGCGAGCTGGCCGTGCGCGAGCTGGGCCGCAAGATCACCACGGAGACCCAGGAGCGTCTCACGAAGCAGCAGCGCGAGTTCTATCTGCGCGAGCAGCTCCGCTCCATCCAGCGCGAGCTGGGTGAGGCCGAAGGGGGAGACGACCAAGCCGCCGAGCTCCGGCGCCGGATCGAGGAGGCCGGCTTGCCCGAGGAAGCGCGACGTGAGGCCGAGCGCGAGCTGAGCCGCCTGGCGGGGATCCCGGCCGCGTCGCCCGAGCACGGCATGATCGTCACCTACCTGGAGTGGCTGGCCAGCCTGCCCTGGAGCAAGCTGAGCGGCGGCGCCATCGACATCCGCCGGGCCCGGGAGGTCCTGGACGAAGATCACTACGATCTCGAGAAGATCAAGGACCGGATCCTCGAGTACCTGGCCGTCAAGAAGCTTCGCGAAGAACGCGCGAGCCGGCCACCCGAGGCCTCGGGGACGCCGGCCCCGGCCACGCCGCCCCGCGTGAGCGGCGACACGCCGGCCCGGGAGCCGATCCTCTGCTTCGTGGGTCCGCCCGGCGTCGGCAAGACCAGTCTGGGGCAGAGCATCGCCCGGGCCCTGGGCCGGCAGTTCGTGCGCATGTCGCTGGGCGGCGTCCGCGACGAGGCGGAAATCCGTGGCCATCGGCGGACCTACATCGGGGCCATGCCCGGCCGGATCATCCAGGGCATCCGCCGCACCGAGACGCGCGATGCCGTCTTCATGCTGGACGAGATCGACAAGATCGGCGCCGACTGGCGCGGCGACCCCTCCTCGGCCCTGCTCGAGGTCCTCGACCCCGCCCAGAACCACACGTTCGTCGACAACTATCTGGGGGTCGCCTTCGACCTCTCGCAGATCCTGTTCATCGCCACGGCGAACACGCTCGACACCATCCCCGGCCCCCTGCGCGACCGCATGGAGATCCTGGTGCTGTCGGGGTACACGGATGCGGAGAAGCTCGGCATCGCGACACAGTATCTGATTCCCAAGCAGCTGGCCGCCCACAGCCTGGCCGAGACCGAGCTCAGCTTCGAGCCGGAAGCCCTGCGCCAGATCGTGCGCGGGTACACGCGCGAGGCCGGCGTGCGCAACCTGGAGCGGGAGATCGCCACCGTGGCCCGGAAGGTGGCGCGCCGTCTCGCCGAGGGGCACCGGGAGCCGGTGCGGATCACCCCCGACAACGTGGTCGAGTATCTGGGCCGACCGCGGTTCTTCGACGAGTCGATCGAGCGGACCAGCCGTCCGGGAGTCGCCACGGGGCTGGCCTGGACGCCCACCGGCGGCGACGTCCTGTTCGTGGAAGTCACCATGATGCCGAGCAGCGAGGAGCGGCTCGTCCTTACCGGCATGCTGGGCGACGTCATGCGCGAGAGCGCCCAGGCCGCCGTGTCCTACTTGCGCTCGAACGCGGAGGCGCTCGACATCGATCCCAAGCTCTTCGAGGGCAAGACCATCCACGTGCACGTGCCGGCCGGGGCCATTCCCAAGGACGGCCCCTCGGCCGGCGTCACCATGATGACCGCGCTGGCCTCGCTGGCCAGCGGCCGGCCGGTACGGCCCGACGTGGCCATGACAGGCGAGATCACGCTCCGCGGCAAGGTCTTGCCCGTGGGCGGGATCAAGGAGAAGGTCCTGGCGGCGCACCGGGCCGGGATTCGCACGGTCATCCTGCCTCAGCGCAACGAGCGGGACCTGGAGGACGTGCCCGAGGAGCTACGCCGGGACATGTCGTTCATCCTCGTCAACGATGCGGCCGAGGTCTTGCGGGCGGCCCTCATGCCGGCCGCGGCGAGCGTGCCCTCGGCGGGCTAG
- a CDS encoding Hsp20/alpha crystallin family protein has product MRYRRLTYRYTMVVRSGHTAPFGDLWLSHGPRFLVQSRWRPDADTWETATALEVIVDLAGVEEDAVEVQLFEDVLVVEGDRHLPACQREAIYHAATIRQGPFRVEVPLPSPVDAERVHVRYDRGLLHITLPKVSERH; this is encoded by the coding sequence ATGCGCTATCGACGCCTGACCTACCGCTACACGATGGTGGTGCGCTCGGGCCACACTGCGCCGTTCGGCGATCTGTGGCTGAGCCATGGCCCCCGCTTTCTCGTGCAGTCCCGCTGGCGCCCCGACGCGGACACCTGGGAGACGGCGACCGCCCTCGAGGTGATCGTGGACCTGGCCGGCGTCGAGGAGGACGCCGTCGAGGTGCAGCTGTTCGAGGACGTGCTGGTGGTCGAAGGCGACCGCCACCTTCCCGCGTGCCAGCGCGAAGCCATCTACCACGCGGCGACCATCCGGCAGGGGCCGTTCCGGGTGGAGGTGCCGTTGCCGAGCCCGGTGGACGCCGAGCGGGTCCACGTGCGCTATGACCGCGGCCTGCTCCACATCACGCTGCCCAAGGTATCTGAGCGCCACTGA